A section of the Paramisgurnus dabryanus chromosome 4, PD_genome_1.1, whole genome shotgun sequence genome encodes:
- the lrrtm1 gene encoding leucine-rich repeat transmembrane neuronal protein 1, whose amino-acid sequence MLMDFLLIGLYLKWPLRKPPGLILCSLSIILKIVPLVGGTCPRLCRCDNKLLYCEGLNLTDIPQNLSSTIGLSLRENNISELREGDFVGLSQLTWLYLDHNNIEIVEESAFERLRRVKELDLSNNRIETLPNGTFRPLPNLRILDLSYNRLQSLEPDLFHGLRKLTNLQLRYNALKYIPVRIFQDCRSMQFLDLGYNQLQSLARNSFAGLFKLTELHLEHNELVKVNLAHFPRLISLRTLYMRNNRATIVVNTLDWTWDHLEKIDFSNNEIEYIEPHVFESVPNLKTLMLDSNKLTYIDQRILDSWTPLSSITLSGNDWECSRNVCALASWLSNFQGQRDNGLLCASPDIAQGEDILDAVYAFQLCEDNVDGTTQSFTATRNRVKGFIFNGPTRNPYDLQDVEGGEVVTSSLTVTVSTDDLESTMQIHKVVTGTMALIFSFLIIVLMLYVSWKCFPAGVRQLRQCFTSQRRKQKQKQTMQQMATTSASEYYVDYKPNHIEGALVIINEYGSCTCQQQASRECEV is encoded by the coding sequence ATGCTAATGGATTTCCTCCTAATTGGTCTGTACCTAAAGTGGCCGCTAAGGAAGCCCCCTGGGCTGATACTGTGCTCATTGAGCATTATTCTGAAAATAGTTCCTTTGGTGGGGGGGACCTGTCCGAGGCTGTGCCGATGCGACAACAAGCTGTTGTACTGTGAGGGGCTCAACCTTACTGATATCCCCCAAAACCTCAGCAGCACCATTGGTTTGTCCCTGCGTGAAAATAACATCTCTGAGCTGAGGGAGGGGGACTTTGTGGGCCTGTCGCAACTTACCTGGCTCTATTTGGATCATAACAATATTGAGATTGTAGAGGAGAGCGCCTTTGAGAGGCTGCGAAGGGTTAAAGAGTTGGATCTGAGCAACAACAGGATAGAGACCCTTCCCAACGGGACCTTCCGACCTCTGCCCAACCTACGAATATTGGATTTATCATATAACAGACTTCAATCCTTGGAGCCAGACCTTTTCCATGGCCTTAGGAAGCTTACCAATTTACAATTGCGCTATAATGCCCTTAAATACATCCCAGTGCGGATTTTCCAGGATTGCAGAAGCATGCAGTTCCTTGATCTGGGATACAACCAGCTGCAGAGCCTGGCACGCAATTCGTTTGCCGGGCTCTTTAAGCTCACTGAGCTGCACTTGGAGCACAATGAGTTGGTGAAAGTCAATCTGGCCCACTTCCCCCGCCTCATCTCACTGAGGACCCTCTACATGCGGAACAATAGGGCCACTATTGTGGTCAACACTCTTGACTGGACCTGGGACCACCTGGAGAAGATTGACTTCTCCAACAATGAGATTGAGTACATTGAACCGcatgtgtttgaaagtgtgccCAACCTTAAGACTCTTATGTTGGACTCCAATAAACTCACCTACATAGATCAGCGAATTCTGGACTCTTGGACACCCCTAAGCAGCATCACCTTGTCGGGAAATGACTGGGAATGCAGCAGGAACGTCTGTGCCTTGGCTTCCTGGCTTAGCAATTTCCAGGGACAACGTGACAATGGCCTGCTGTGTGCCAGCCCAGACATTGCACAGGGTGAGGACATTCTGGATGCCGTCTATGCTTTCCAGTTATGCGAGGACAATGTCGACGGAACCACGCAGAGTTTTACCGCCACCAGAAACCGGGTCAAAGGTTTCATATTCAATGGCCCAACAAGAAATCCGTATGACCTGCAGGACGTGGAGGGTGGCGAGGTGGTGACAAGCTCCTTAACAGTGACTGTGTCCACTGATGACCTGGAGAGCACCATGCAGATACACAAGGTGGTGACAGGCACCATGGCCCTAATTTTCTCCTTTCTGATAATAGTCCTCATGCTCTACGTGTCCTGGAAATGCTTTCCAGCAGGGGTGAGGCAGTTGAGGCAGTGTTTTACTAGCCAGCGTCGCAAGCAGAAACAGAAGCAGACCATGCAGCAGATGGCAACCACGTCTGCGTCCGAGTACTACGTTGACTACAAACCCAACCATATTGAGGGGGCACTTGTCATCATCAATGAGTACGGCTCTTGCACGTGCCAGCAACAGGCATCACGGGAATGCGAGGTGTGA